One genomic region from Mycobacterium basiliense encodes:
- a CDS encoding TetR/AcrR family transcriptional regulator: MAAKANNNRAESSTDLDRTILDTARTVFETYGVRRANIEDVAVRAGVSRSTIYRRFPTKDELFEHVVRREAELFFSTLDQATSGRNPQEAVVEAFALGVRLIRDSPLYSRIAESEPELFGMFSRSHVFPIGRFADGIAHTLRRCGADVADDADLANIADILLRVAVGIIVFPTDRLDTADDAAVRAYAARYLVPIITL, from the coding sequence ATGGCCGCCAAAGCAAACAACAATCGAGCCGAGTCGAGCACTGATCTCGACCGCACCATCCTGGATACCGCGCGGACGGTGTTCGAAACGTACGGCGTCCGGCGGGCGAATATCGAAGACGTCGCGGTGCGCGCGGGCGTGAGTCGCAGCACCATCTACCGACGGTTCCCTACCAAGGACGAACTGTTTGAACATGTCGTTCGGCGGGAGGCCGAACTGTTCTTCAGCACGCTGGACCAGGCCACCAGCGGGCGCAATCCGCAGGAGGCCGTGGTCGAAGCGTTCGCGCTCGGTGTGCGACTGATCAGGGACTCGCCACTGTATTCGCGGATCGCCGAGAGCGAACCCGAGTTGTTTGGCATGTTTTCGCGCTCGCACGTCTTCCCGATCGGTCGGTTCGCCGACGGGATCGCCCACACACTGCGGCGTTGCGGCGCCGATGTGGCCGACGATGCCGACCTTGCCAACATCGCCGACATCCTGCTGCGGGTCGCCGTCGGCATCATCGTCTTTCCCACCGACCGCCTCGACACCGCCGATGACGCGGCCGTCCGCGCGTACGCCGCCCGCTACCTGGTCCCGATCATTACGTTGTAA
- a CDS encoding oxygenase MpaB family protein, which produces MSTELTADPGFDTGVREALPLLVDQPEETAAPRLGPDSLIWKFYGDHRTQLFGFQRVAGTENCIEQLAQGVLDHSVVFSDTLGRAKRTAPPLMKTVYSDDPYAWGRTVRDFHKPIKGTISDGSRYHALNPELFYWAHATFVDQVIYTTDMFIRRLSHDEKRRIFEESKIWYHLYGVSGRGQPQTYDEFVAYWDGMLDRFVAHPTVLYGTGYLRKGIRGPRHVPALVWKIVSAPLNSYARLVIVGTLPPQMRAVCKLDWNAKKERRFQRFAAVMRAMNPALQRLPVRLLYLPWAAQAWVRSGVDPRRRHNRSAAT; this is translated from the coding sequence ATGTCGACTGAGTTGACCGCCGACCCAGGTTTTGACACCGGTGTTCGCGAAGCGTTGCCGCTGCTGGTCGACCAACCAGAGGAGACGGCGGCACCGAGGCTGGGCCCGGACTCGTTGATTTGGAAGTTCTACGGAGACCACCGCACCCAGCTGTTCGGGTTCCAGCGCGTTGCCGGCACCGAAAACTGCATCGAACAACTCGCTCAGGGTGTGCTCGATCATTCGGTGGTCTTCAGCGACACCCTGGGCCGAGCCAAGCGGACCGCACCGCCGCTGATGAAAACCGTCTACTCCGACGATCCTTATGCGTGGGGCCGCACCGTGCGGGATTTCCACAAGCCGATCAAGGGGACCATTAGCGACGGCTCGCGCTATCACGCGTTGAATCCGGAGCTGTTCTATTGGGCCCACGCCACCTTTGTCGACCAGGTCATCTACACCACGGACATGTTCATCCGGCGGCTGTCGCATGACGAGAAGAGGCGGATCTTCGAAGAGAGCAAGATCTGGTACCACCTTTACGGCGTCAGCGGCCGTGGTCAGCCGCAGACTTACGACGAGTTCGTCGCGTATTGGGACGGCATGCTAGACCGGTTCGTCGCACACCCGACCGTTCTCTACGGGACCGGCTATCTCCGCAAAGGGATCCGCGGCCCCCGCCATGTACCCGCGTTGGTCTGGAAGATCGTTTCTGCGCCGCTGAACTCCTACGCCCGGCTGGTCATCGTCGGGACCTTGCCGCCGCAGATGCGAGCGGTGTGCAAGCTCGACTGGAATGCGAAGAAGGAGAGGAGATTTCAGCGTTTCGCCGCTGTCATGCGGGCGATGAACCCGGCGCTGCAACGGCTGCCTGTCAGGTTGCTCTACCTGCCCTGGGCGGCACAGGCATGGGTCCGTTCGGGTGTCGACCCGCGCCGGCGGCACAACCGCAGCGCGGCGACTTAG
- the rpsR gene encoding 30S ribosomal protein S18 has protein sequence MKKKTKNSARTRRAIATPPAPAKKNLLTSLGVAEVDYKDVARLRTFISDRGKVRSRRVTGLTVQQQRQVAIAIKNAREMALLPYPASRSQ, from the coding sequence ATGAAGAAGAAGACGAAGAACTCCGCGCGCACTCGGCGCGCCATCGCCACCCCACCAGCGCCGGCCAAGAAAAACCTGCTGACCTCGCTCGGGGTTGCCGAGGTCGACTACAAGGACGTCGCGCGGTTGCGCACGTTCATTTCCGATCGGGGCAAGGTTCGCTCTCGGCGGGTGACCGGCCTCACCGTTCAACAGCAACGCCAGGTCGCCATCGCGATCAAGAACGCCCGCGAAATGGCGCTGCTGCCGTATCCGGCTTCCCGGTCCCAGTGA
- the rpsN gene encoding 30S ribosomal protein S14, which translates to MAKKSKIVKNNKRRELVARYAQRRAELKQIIQSPTSSYEQRLVARRALGRQPRDASAVRLRNRDVIDGRPRGHLRKFGLSRVRVRELAHAGQLPGVRKASW; encoded by the coding sequence ATGGCCAAGAAGTCCAAGATCGTCAAGAACAACAAGCGGCGGGAATTGGTCGCGCGCTACGCGCAGCGGCGCGCCGAACTCAAGCAGATCATCCAATCGCCCACCAGCAGCTACGAGCAGCGGCTCGTAGCACGGCGCGCCCTGGGTCGCCAGCCGCGTGACGCGAGTGCCGTCCGGCTGCGCAATCGCGACGTCATCGACGGCCGTCCGCGCGGTCACCTACGCAAGTTCGGGTTGTCCCGGGTGCGGGTGCGCGAGCTGGCACACGCGGGCCAACTGCCGGGTGTTCGCAAGGCGAGCTGGTAG
- the rpmG gene encoding 50S ribosomal protein L33: MARNEIRPVVKLRSTAGTGYTYITRKNRRNDPDRLTLNKYDPVIRQHVQFREER; encoded by the coding sequence ATGGCGCGCAACGAGATTCGCCCGGTAGTCAAACTTCGCTCCACCGCGGGTACCGGATACACCTACATCACCCGCAAGAACCGCCGCAACGATCCCGACCGGCTCACCCTCAACAAGTACGACCCGGTGATTCGCCAGCACGTCCAGTTCCGGGAGGAGCGCTGA
- the rpmB gene encoding 50S ribosomal protein L28, with protein MSARCQVTGRTVGFGNTVSHSHRRSRRRWSPNIQLKTYYLPSENRRIRLRVSAKGIKVIDRDGIEATVARLRRAGEKI; from the coding sequence ATGTCCGCACGATGCCAAGTCACCGGTCGCACGGTGGGTTTCGGCAATACGGTGTCGCATTCGCACCGGCGGAGTCGACGACGTTGGTCCCCGAATATCCAACTCAAGACCTACTACCTACCGTCCGAGAACCGCCGCATCAGGCTGCGGGTCAGCGCCAAGGGCATCAAGGTCATCGACCGCGACGGCATCGAGGCCACAGTTGCACGGCTCCGCCGGGCCGGCGAGAAGATCTGA
- the mrf gene encoding ribosome hibernation factor-recruiting GTPase MRF, producing MRTPVVLVAGQGDTDDATGLLLRRSGTVVVEHRFDGHVVRRTTVALRRGELSTAEEALELAHGCVSCTIRNDLLILLRRLHRRDGVDRIVVHLAPWLEPEPICWAINHVRVRVGPGYPDAPAGRDVRIGAVVTCVDSANWLAQSLGDDELLDGRTFAQVTVGQAEFADVLVLNRPDPVTLAVLRRLAPRARITVGLDRVELALANLDDYARRGRSDHPHAPLLAGRPPLVTDRGVGIVEFTARRPFRPERLHEAVDLLLDGVIRSRGRLWLANRPDQVMWLESAGGGLRVASAGKWLAAMSSAEVDRADPERRLFAELMWEYRFGDRHTAMTVLACGADQAEITRALTGALLTDREMARPQDWPAYDDPFGDWHEDPCHETPDETGQFSGHHNRGELGNKGEPG from the coding sequence ATGCGGACTCCCGTGGTGCTGGTGGCAGGGCAGGGCGACACCGACGACGCCACCGGCCTGCTGCTGCGCCGGTCCGGAACGGTCGTTGTCGAGCATCGGTTTGACGGTCACGTGGTCAGACGCACCACCGTCGCCCTGCGCCGCGGGGAGCTGAGCACCGCCGAAGAGGCTCTGGAGTTGGCGCATGGATGTGTGTCCTGCACCATCCGCAACGATCTGCTGATTCTGCTGCGCAGGCTGCACCGCCGAGACGGTGTGGACCGCATCGTGGTGCACCTGGCGCCCTGGCTAGAGCCCGAACCCATCTGCTGGGCAATCAATCACGTGCGGGTCCGGGTCGGGCCCGGCTACCCGGACGCTCCAGCTGGTCGCGATGTTCGGATCGGCGCGGTGGTGACGTGTGTGGACTCGGCGAACTGGCTGGCGCAATCCCTCGGCGACGACGAACTGCTCGACGGGCGGACATTCGCTCAGGTGACAGTCGGTCAGGCCGAATTCGCCGACGTGCTGGTGCTCAACCGCCCCGACCCGGTCACCCTGGCCGTGTTGAGGCGCCTGGCGCCGCGGGCGCGGATCACCGTCGGGCTCGACCGAGTCGAGTTGGCGCTGGCCAACCTGGACGACTACGCGCGCAGGGGACGTAGCGATCATCCGCACGCACCGCTGTTGGCCGGGCGACCTCCGTTGGTCACCGACCGCGGCGTCGGCATCGTTGAGTTCACCGCCCGCCGTCCATTTCGGCCGGAGCGCTTGCACGAGGCCGTCGACCTCTTGCTGGATGGCGTGATTCGTAGCCGCGGGCGCCTGTGGTTAGCCAATCGGCCCGATCAGGTCATGTGGCTCGAATCTGCCGGCGGTGGTCTGCGGGTCGCGTCGGCGGGCAAGTGGCTGGCCGCGATGTCATCCGCCGAAGTAGACCGGGCCGACCCGGAGCGGCGCTTGTTCGCCGAGTTGATGTGGGAATACCGCTTCGGTGACCGGCATACCGCGATGACGGTCCTGGCCTGCGGCGCCGACCAGGCCGAGATCACCCGCGCCCTGACCGGGGCGCTGCTCACCGACCGGGAGATGGCCCGTCCGCAGGATTGGCCGGCCTACGACGACCCGTTCGGCGACTGGCATGAAGACCCGTGCCATGAGACACCGGATGAAACCGGGCAGTTCTCCGGGCATCACAACAGAGGAGAACTCGGAAACAAAGGAGAACCCGGATGA
- a CDS encoding type B 50S ribosomal protein L31, whose translation MKPVIHPDYHPVVFEDATTGTRFLTRSTLTSARSIDWESPSGVHTYPLVVVEVSADSHPFWTGTRRTLDTAGRVEKFYRRYGRG comes from the coding sequence ATGAAACCCGTCATCCATCCCGACTACCACCCGGTGGTTTTCGAGGATGCGACCACTGGCACCCGCTTTCTTACCCGTTCCACCCTGACCAGCGCTCGCAGCATCGACTGGGAGAGCCCGTCGGGCGTGCACACCTATCCGCTGGTGGTCGTGGAGGTATCCGCCGATTCGCATCCGTTCTGGACCGGTACCCGCCGCACACTCGATACGGCCGGCCGCGTCGAGAAGTTCTACCGCCGATATGGGCGCGGCTGA
- a CDS encoding SDR family NAD(P)-dependent oxidoreductase: MKLATQLLTGAIYRAFDGAGTRLANPAGISDPDRLRAAVSGKTVLVTGASYGIGAATARKLAAAGATVLIVARSVDRLDDLTAAITAGGGTAVAYPADLADEAAVNVLAKQIHQNHGPMDIVVSNAGKSLRRSLHDQYDRPHDFQRTIDVNYLGPIWLLLGLLPAMRENGRGQIVNVSSVGVRLVPGPQWGAYQASKGAFDRWMRSVAPELHDDGVDVTSIYFALVRTRMIAPTPVLGRLPGLDPDEAADAVAKAIIERPRTIEPPWLWPAELASVLLAGPADHAARLWHRWFFATPRPGPDGADDDGR; this comes from the coding sequence ATGAAGTTGGCAACGCAGCTTTTGACAGGGGCCATTTACCGGGCCTTTGACGGAGCCGGTACCAGACTGGCCAATCCGGCGGGGATATCCGATCCCGATCGGCTGCGCGCCGCGGTCTCCGGCAAGACTGTCCTCGTTACCGGCGCGTCCTACGGAATAGGTGCGGCAACCGCACGGAAACTGGCTGCGGCGGGAGCGACCGTGTTGATCGTGGCGCGATCCGTCGACAGGCTCGACGACCTAACGGCCGCTATCACCGCCGGGGGCGGGACGGCGGTCGCCTACCCGGCCGACCTGGCCGACGAGGCCGCTGTGAACGTGCTGGCCAAGCAAATCCATCAGAACCACGGGCCGATGGACATCGTGGTGAGCAACGCGGGCAAGTCGCTGCGCCGGTCGCTGCACGACCAGTACGACCGGCCGCATGATTTCCAGCGCACCATCGATGTCAATTACCTGGGGCCGATCTGGCTGCTGTTGGGGCTGCTACCGGCGATGCGCGAGAACGGACGCGGCCAGATTGTGAACGTCTCCAGCGTCGGCGTACGCCTGGTACCCGGCCCACAATGGGGTGCCTACCAGGCGTCGAAGGGCGCATTCGATCGCTGGATGCGCAGTGTGGCACCGGAATTGCACGATGACGGCGTGGACGTGACATCTATCTACTTCGCGCTGGTCCGTACCCGAATGATCGCACCCACGCCCGTCTTGGGCCGGCTTCCCGGCCTGGATCCCGACGAGGCCGCCGACGCCGTGGCGAAAGCGATTATCGAGCGGCCGCGCACCATCGAACCGCCCTGGTTGTGGCCCGCCGAGCTGGCCTCGGTGTTGTTGGCCGGGCCCGCCGATCATGCGGCGCGGCTGTGGCACCGCTGGTTCTTTGCAACACCGCGGCCGGGACCGGATGGGGCTGACGACGATGGTCGCTAG